In a genomic window of Coregonus clupeaformis isolate EN_2021a chromosome 27, ASM2061545v1, whole genome shotgun sequence:
- the eva1c gene encoding protein eva-1 homolog C, whose product MRGAMSWSGSHRGLSCSGSGINLLYLSLLLWSSCSGMDGLADFSNYLSRIITSHSVHACDGQQLRLYCPRHSTISIQSAFYGRADARLCTNENVTAAGVSAGNHSCSAFTTLQKLLSDCQSYRDCQLPVNHLVFSVEVTVRATETKLLSECQSYRDCQLPVNHLVFGPDPCPGTIKYLHVIYKCKPTEHKISVVCEGEKLTLRCKPPRVLIIYTAAYGRGLGHTCPSQHRGIPPFECLNHNAVHTLSQSCYSKQRCVVAVDNQTFRDPCYPGTRKYLTVLYSCVPQTLLQEADPGVLLRPTSHSKAPPGPPPAPPGHPPGPPPGPPPAPSSPPPGPPPGPPPAHPGPADVAVYPKGSRTPGNTGVMMSNSVMTYSYIKEHPETAALLFTSSVCVGLLLTLLAVSVRLTCRGLRHTHTHRSQEEEEEEEDDEEEKTDCSLLSDSDRQLDYCWEEVSYRTADAERVERMERRDMVIQEIWMNSYLYGVSCDLD is encoded by the exons ATGCGAGGAGCCATGAGCTGGTCGGGTTCCCACCGCGGGTTGAGCTGCTCTGGGTCCGGGATTAACCTGCTCTATCTCTCGCTGCTGCTCTGGAGCTCCTGCTCTGGCATGGACGGACTGGCTGATTTCTCAA ACTACCTGTCTCGGATCATTACCAGTCACTCTGTGCATGCGTGCGACGGGCAGCAGTTGCGTCTCTACTGTCCACGCCACTCCACCATCTCGATCCAGTCGGCGTTTTACGGACGTGCCGACGCACGGCTCTGCACCAACGAAAACGTGACAGCTGCGGGCGTCAGCGCAGGAAACCACAGCTGTTCTGCGTTTACTACCCTACag AAGTTACTGTCAGACTGTCAGAGCTACAGAGACTGTCAGCTACCTGTCAATCACCTGGTGTTTTCTGTAGAAGTTACTGTCAGAGCCACAGAGACT AAGTTACTGTCAGAGTGTCAGAGCTACAGAGACTGTCAGCTACCTGTCAATCACCTGGTGTTTGGGCCCGACCCCTGTCCTGGGACCATCAAGTACCTCCACGTAATCTACAAGTGTAAACCTA CTGAGCATAAGATCAGTGTGGTGTGTGAAGGGGAGAAGTTGACACTACGCTGTAAGCCCCCCAGAGTGCTGATCATCTATACAGCTGCTTACGGTAGGGGTCTGGGTCACACCTGTCCCTCACAGCACAGAGGAATACCCCCGTTTG aGTGTTTGAACCACAATGCGGTTCACACGCTGTCACAGAGCTGCTACAGCAAACAGAGGTGTGTTGTCGCCGTCGACAACCAGACCTTCAGAGACCCCTGCTACCCTGGAACCAGGAAGTACCTGACTGTACTCTACTCCTGTG TACCACAGACGTTACTGCAGGAAGCAGACCCAGGCGTACTACTCAGACCCACCTCACATTCCAAAG CTCCCCCAGGTCCTCCCCCAGCTCCCCCCGGTCATCCACCAGGCCCTCCCCCCGGTCCTCCCCCAGCTCCCTCCAGTCCTCCCCCAGGCCCTCCCCCAGGTCCTCCCCCAGCCCACCCTGGTCCTGCAGACGTGGCTGTCTATCCTAAAGGCTCCAGAACACCAGGAAACACAGGAGTCATGATGAGCAACTCAGTTATGACCTACTCCTATATTAAAG agCACCCAGAGACTGCAGCGCTGCTGTTcacctccagtgtgtgtgttggtctgctGCTCACCCTGCTGGCTGTGTCTGTCAGACTGACCTGTAGGGGGctccgccacacacacacacacaggagccaggaagaggaagaggaggaggaggatgatgaggaggagaaaaCAGACTGCTCGCTGCTGTCGGACTCAGACAGGCAGCTGGACTACTGCTGGGAGGAAGTGAGCTACAGGACGGCGGATGCGGAGAGGGTAGAGCGCATGGAGAGGAGGGACATGGTGATCCAGGAGATCTGGATGAACTcttatctctatggggtgtcctgtGATCTGGACTAG